The following DNA comes from Enterocloster bolteae.
TCGGCAAAGGTCAGAAAACTTCCCACATCCATCTTTAAATCCCCGGTCAGGTTTACATCCAGCAATTCTCTCTTTAATCTGCGCAGATGTCCCCTTGCCTCATTCATGGCTGCCTGGGCCTCATCCATCCGGTTATGCTTAAACATGGTGCTGAAAAATCCGCCGCCCAGCATATCCCAGATTCCCCAACTGCTTGCCTTCTGCAGCAGTTCCTCCGCCTTTTGCAGGCTCATGGAAGCCATATCTGCTGCCATTAATGCCTCACTGATTTCCTGTTGTCTGCTTTTTCTCTCCATTCTTTTCTCCTTTCTGCGATAAACAATACCTTGCTGTTGTGCGAGGCAGGTATTACCGCCAGCTTTGCATCAGAGAAAAAAGACCTTTATGGTGGCTGGCTCCCTGCCACAATAAAAGTCTTGCACATTTCATTTTATACGGGTGCCTCCGGCACCGAGATGACGATTTAAAATCCACCTTCTGGTGGTTCGCTACTCCCTTTTATTGGAACTGATTATAGCATGCTGTATGATGAATGTCAAATACCATATGCTGAAGAATCTATTACATTTTTCTTAGCTGTTTTCTTAGCGGCCTTCTTAGCTGTCTTCTCAGCGGCCTTCTCAGCGGCCTTCTTCCGTCAGTGCATTACAATTGTTTTCCTTGATGCACTCCCAAGTCGTCGTTCCATAGCAAATGAATGTGTGATATAATTTACTAAATCAAATCGGAAACAGAGGAGGTCAAAAAGTGAAAACAATTGGGCTGATTGGCGGAATGAGTTGGGAAAGTACAGTTTCATACTACCAGATTATAAATGAGGAAGTTAAAAGACGGCTTGGCGGACTTCATTCTGCAAAGGTTATTCTTTACAGTGTGGAATTTGACGAGATCGAAAAATGTCAGTCAGACGGTGACTGGAAAAAGAGTGGTGACATACTGGGAACGGCAGCTAAAAGCTTAGAAGCTGCAGGTGCGGACTTCATTCTGATCTGCACAAATACAATGCACAAAGTAGTTCCTCAAATCGAATCCATGATACAGATTCCGATTATACATATAGCGGATGCCACCGCGCAAGAGCTTCTGGCATGTCAGATTCGGAAAGTGGGCTTGTTGGGCACAAAATATACGATGACACAGGATTTTTATAAGCAGAGGTTAATTGACAGAGGTATAGACGTTATCACCCCGGATGCCGCGGATATTGATATTGTGAATGATATTATCTTCCATGAACTCTGCGT
Coding sequences within:
- a CDS encoding aspartate/glutamate racemase family protein, producing MKTIGLIGGMSWESTVSYYQIINEEVKRRLGGLHSAKVILYSVEFDEIEKCQSDGDWKKSGDILGTAAKSLEAAGADFILICTNTMHKVVPQIESMIQIPIIHIADATAQELLACQIRKVGLLGTKYTMTQDFYKQRLIDRGIDVITPDAADIDIVNDIIFHELCVGNIREESRRQFQVVIDNLKAKGAHGVILGCTEIGLLIHQTDSSLPVFDTTVIHAKQAVELALEV